From Parasteatoda tepidariorum isolate YZ-2023 chromosome 1, CAS_Ptep_4.0, whole genome shotgun sequence, one genomic window encodes:
- the LOC107438730 gene encoding corrinoid adenosyltransferase MMAB → MFKWNWIPNLILVSRAKLSRSPAVYYPKIYTKTGDKGTSSTFTGERRYKDDDIFEALGTTDELTSAIGFAREFLPDSCQNINIQLQEVQCIIQDLAASVATPKSSQKAYHEAKTKFPPEHVDVLENWIDEHTKTLPPLNNFILPSGGPGSAALHIARSICRRAERRVVPLVRDHEVDEAPMRYLNRLSDYLFTVARVSGLAAGREEFIYWQPKPNLKKEK, encoded by the exons atgtttaagtggAATTGGATTCCTAACTTAATCTTAGTTTCCAGAGCTAAATTATCTAGAAG CCCTGCTGTTTATTATCCAAAAATCTATACCAAAACTGGAGATAAAG gaaCATCTTCAACTTTTACTGGGGAAAGAAGATATAAAGATGATGACATTTTTGAAGCTCTAGGTACCACTGATGAATTAACAAGTGCAATTGGATTTGCAAGAGAATTTTTGCCAGATAGTTGTCAAAATATTAACATTCAACTACAAGAA GTGCAGTGTATTATTCAAGATCTAGCTGCATCTGTTGCAACTCCAAAAAGTTCTCAAAAAGCTTATCATGAAg CCAAAACTAAATTTCCTCCTGAACATGTTGATGTGTTAGAAAATTGGATTGATGAACATACTAAAACTCTTCcacctttaaataattttattctccct tctGGAGGACCTGGTAGTGCAGCACTTCATATTGCTAGATCTATTTGTAGGCGAGCTGAGCGacg agttGTTCCTCTTGTGAGAGATCATGAGGTTGATGAAGCACCCATGCGATACTTAAACag gCTCAGTGATTATTTGTTTACTGTTGCGAGAGTCTCTGGTCTAGCTGCTGGTCGAGAAGAGTTTATTTATTGGCAACCTAAaccaaatttaaagaaagaaaaatga